A region of Asterias amurensis chromosome 20, ASM3211899v1 DNA encodes the following proteins:
- the LOC139952253 gene encoding coiled-coil domain-containing protein 25-like codes for MVFYFKTEGYVIYVGLDKYENEELLKYGFPEDIWFHVDKHSSAHVYLRLPKGENIKTIPATVLEDCAQLVKANSITGNKTNNINVVYTPWSNLKKTGDMDVGQVGFHKHREVLNVKVDKRINEIVNRLNKTKEERMPDLQAEREERDRAEREAAKKVAREKKENEREEAQRRRKEAEEKSYSSLMSSENMTSNADMDSDASDDFM; via the exons ATGGTTTTCTACTTCAAAACTGAAG GTTATGTCATCTATGTTGGACTGGACAAATATGAAA ATGAAGAATTATTGAAGTATGGATTCCCTGAAGACATATG GTTCCATGTTGATAAGCATTCCTCAGCTCACGTGTACCTGAGACTACCTAAaggtgaaaacatcaaaacaatccCTGCTACTGTATTAGAGGATTGTGCTCAGCTGGTAAAGGCTAACAGCATTACAG gtaataaaacaaataacatcAACGTTGTATACACACCATGGAGCAACCTCAAGAAAACAGGGGACATGGATGTCGGCCAAGTAGGATTCCACAAACACAGGGAG GTACTGAATGTCAAAGTTGATAAGAGAATCAATGAGATAGTAAATAGACTGAACAAGACGAAAGAAGAAAGGATGCCAGACCTACAGGCAGAGCGGGAAGAGAGGGACAGGGCAGAGCGAGAAGCAGCCAAGAAAGTCGCAAGAGAAAAGAAAGAGAATGAAAGGGAGGAAGCGCAGAGGAGGCGGAAAGAAGCAGAGGAAAA gagttACTCTTCCTTGATGTCATCAGAGAACATGACATCTAATGCTGATATGGATTCAGATGCGTCGGATGACTTTATGTAG
- the LOC139952290 gene encoding peptidyl-prolyl cis-trans isomerase FKBP1A-like has product MGVEVETTVPGDGVTFPKKGQTAVVHYTGTLTNGKKFDSSRDRGKPFKFIVGKGQVIRGWDEGVAQMSIGQRAKLTCSPDFAYGAQGHPGVIPPNATLVFDVELLSIE; this is encoded by the exons ATGGGTGTAGAAGTTGAGACAACAGTTCCTGGTGACG GTGTGACGTTCCCTAAGAAAGGTCAAACAGCTGTTGTGCATTATACAG GAACTCTCACAAATGGCAAGAAGTTTGACTCATCCAGGGATCGAGGGAAGCCTTTTAAGTTCATTGTCGGAAAGGGGCAAGTCATTCGTGGATGGGATGAAGGAGTAGCACAA ATGAGCATTGGACAGCGAGCAAAGTTGACATGCTCTCCTGACTTCGCCTATGGGGCTCAGGGACATCCTGGAGT TATCCCACCCAATGCAACTTTGGTCTTTGACGTGGAGCTTCTCAGCATCGAGTAA